The following proteins are co-located in the Sphingobacteriaceae bacterium genome:
- a CDS encoding dCMP deaminase family protein, translated as MKSEKIRPSFEEIYMELAQKLADRSHCVKANVGAVLTKDTRIISLGYNGPPAGTHNCDVEWPETGCPRDSKGSCSLALHAEQNAILYAAKNNVSMEGATLFVTLSPCISCARVIYTTGIKKVYFKDSYADFKGLKSDEGVDFLRRFGVEVIKFEK; from the coding sequence ATGAAATCTGAAAAAATAAGACCATCATTTGAAGAAATTTATATGGAATTAGCCCAAAAACTGGCTGATCGCTCTCATTGTGTAAAAGCCAATGTTGGAGCCGTGTTAACCAAAGATACTCGGATCATTTCTTTGGGATATAATGGGCCACCAGCAGGAACTCATAATTGTGATGTAGAATGGCCGGAAACAGGGTGCCCCAGAGATAGTAAAGGGAGTTGTTCACTTGCACTTCATGCTGAACAAAATGCCATTTTATATGCTGCTAAAAATAATGTAAGTATGGAAGGCGCTACTTTGTTTGTGACTTTATCTCCTTGTATTTCTTGTGCTCGTGTGATTTATACCACGGGAATAAAAAAAGTTTATTTTAAAGATAGTTACGCTGATTTTAAGGGATTAAAAAGCGACGAAGGAGTTGATTTTTTGAGGAGATTCGGTGTAGAAGTAATTAAGTTTGAAAAATGA
- a CDS encoding NifU family protein, with product MNMSEIPYTIYAEGTPNPASLKFVANKLILVSGASAEYDSVQSAKDAPIALALFQFPFVKRILINSNYITVLKSDSVSWDEVMSEVRIFITNYLNDGKEIVNKLPQQEVAKDNNFKETVKVNTQHAPPSNEVETKIIEILEQYIRPAVEQDGGMITFKQLQDGIVTVQMRGSCSGCPSSTQTLKAGIEGLLKRLMPDAIKEVVSEAM from the coding sequence ATGAACATGAGTGAAATTCCATATACAATTTATGCAGAGGGTACTCCTAACCCGGCCAGTTTAAAATTTGTGGCCAACAAATTAATTTTGGTAAGTGGAGCCTCAGCAGAATATGATAGCGTTCAATCTGCAAAAGATGCTCCAATTGCATTAGCATTGTTTCAGTTTCCTTTTGTTAAAAGAATCTTAATTAATTCTAATTATATAACTGTTCTTAAAAGTGATTCGGTTAGTTGGGATGAAGTGATGAGTGAAGTACGTATTTTTATTACCAATTATTTAAATGATGGGAAAGAAATAGTAAATAAACTTCCACAACAAGAAGTTGCTAAAGACAATAACTTTAAAGAAACGGTTAAGGTAAATACACAACATGCACCACCATCCAACGAAGTGGAAACTAAAATAATTGAAATACTTGAACAATACATCCGCCCTGCTGTGGAACAAGACGGTGGCATGATTACTTTCAAACAATTGCAGGATGGAATTGTAACCGTTCAAATGCGGGGCAGTTGTAGCGGTTGCCCAAGTAGTACACAAACTTTAAAAGCAGGAATTGAAGGGTTGCTAAAAAGATTAATGCCCGATGCAATTAAGGAAGTAGTGAGCGAAGCAATGTGA
- a CDS encoding TonB-dependent receptor plug domain-containing protein — translation MRKNIYLAVVFAFFTSLAGMAQTGNGAIKVVLQDKVTKETIPFANVVAYKDGVQVGVATTDMEGEATIKPLEPGKYSIKGVYVGYQAQEIKDVVVGDGKTAYVTIGLSNGEGVKLDEVEVVVYQVPLIDPDTKSGQTVTREDYQNLATKDVNSVAATTAGVYQADNGGGINVRGGRSGNTTYFVDGVKVFGTPNLPQQGIEQLNVITGGVPAMYGDLTSGAISISTRGPQSKYFGGIELISSQLTDPYGYNSLGYSFGGPIYKKKDSTQRTVLGFFLSGQGTYNKDPRPQFIPVYMLKEEKLQEIKDAPLLPSPSGTGFIRSSEFVTKEDMYTQKYRPNATSRGISLTGKLDFQPVANTNISLGGFFNYGKGYNAGIGSQLFNYANHSVSNNLMYRTSLSITQKFGSGTGNKDKKQSIVTNPFFRFLVSWENNQNITQSDVHKDRIFDYGYVGKFERTFLEKDFAYNYAFTDTFLLGGQNINAYVYQNRSENEVKFTPGTLNPDAALYTSYLISQSQDKFISMNYIQGNNGVINGDGPDNIYGLFSNFGSYPGSYTKFNLKQFRVASSFNADIKNHAITFGMELDQQFTSQYNVAASSLWIRMDQLANFHTQSLDNTNPQLVPQFSGLIPYYYFDRAYDADRQTQFSKSLLAKLGLPENYTGFVNVNEMDPSTFSLDMFSAEDLLGSTGNTARVFYQGYDHTGAKTKGKTDIDKFLNEKDANGRNLFPVGTFNPIYSSVYIMDKFDFKDMKFNIGLRVDRYDANQPVLKDKFALHDLARVGDLASLDYLPNGFASKIPGNISKDAAVYISQGPKTSTVNGQVVTTIPSNFAITGFREGDKWYDAQGGEISDPTLINASEGKPVPLFKDKNNYNERMSKDGFTDYKAAVNAMPRVAFSFPISDVANFFSHYDVLVQRPTGLFILPLEYYFLGTTGGAPLITNPNQKPQQTIDYELGFSQILNERKNAKLAITSFYREMRNMINQRMVVGAYPQNYVMYDNIDFSTVKGLSFEFDFRRTGGSRINANYTLQFAEGSGSNANSGANLAGSGQPNLRVLTPLDFDQRHSVVLNYDYRFGKDKDYKGPTFKKKDGKVVQILSDVGFNLTFMIGSGTPYTRHSAPYALNGNAKSNIVGQINGSNKPWNFRSNLRVDKNIPLTWGKKDSDNRKRANLNVYVQVLNLFNTRNVLGVYAFTGEPDDDGYLTSSQAAQQLALTNSPNAFVDMYNIRMNVPGNYSLPRQTRLGLLFEF, via the coding sequence ATGAGGAAAAACATTTACTTAGCAGTTGTATTCGCATTTTTCACAAGTTTAGCCGGGATGGCGCAAACAGGTAATGGTGCAATTAAAGTAGTTTTACAAGATAAGGTTACGAAAGAAACTATTCCATTTGCCAATGTGGTTGCTTATAAAGATGGAGTACAGGTTGGCGTTGCAACTACGGATATGGAAGGTGAAGCAACCATTAAGCCATTAGAACCCGGAAAATATTCTATTAAAGGTGTTTACGTTGGATACCAAGCACAGGAAATAAAAGATGTTGTGGTAGGTGATGGAAAAACTGCCTATGTTACTATCGGACTTTCAAACGGTGAAGGTGTTAAGTTAGATGAGGTTGAGGTTGTTGTATATCAGGTTCCATTAATTGATCCGGATACTAAATCAGGACAAACCGTAACTCGTGAAGATTATCAAAACTTAGCAACGAAAGATGTAAACTCCGTAGCAGCAACTACAGCAGGTGTATATCAGGCTGATAATGGCGGTGGTATTAATGTTAGAGGTGGTAGAAGTGGCAATACAACATATTTTGTTGATGGCGTAAAAGTTTTCGGAACACCTAATTTACCTCAACAAGGTATTGAACAATTAAACGTAATTACAGGTGGTGTTCCGGCTATGTATGGTGACCTTACTTCAGGTGCTATTTCTATTTCAACACGCGGCCCTCAATCAAAATATTTTGGAGGTATTGAATTAATTTCTTCTCAATTAACCGATCCTTACGGCTATAACTCTTTAGGTTACAGTTTTGGTGGGCCAATCTATAAAAAGAAAGATTCTACCCAACGTACTGTATTAGGTTTCTTTTTATCAGGTCAAGGTACTTACAATAAAGATCCTCGTCCGCAATTTATACCGGTTTATATGTTGAAGGAAGAAAAACTTCAGGAAATAAAAGATGCTCCTTTATTACCTTCTCCTTCCGGAACTGGATTTATTCGTTCATCTGAATTCGTGACTAAGGAGGATATGTACACTCAAAAATATCGTCCGAATGCTACTTCTCGCGGAATATCCTTAACCGGTAAATTAGATTTTCAACCTGTTGCAAATACCAACATTTCATTAGGTGGTTTCTTCAATTATGGTAAGGGTTATAATGCAGGTATTGGTAGTCAATTATTCAATTATGCGAATCATTCCGTGTCTAATAATTTAATGTATCGTACTTCTTTATCTATTACTCAAAAATTCGGCAGCGGAACAGGAAATAAGGATAAAAAACAATCTATCGTTACTAATCCGTTTTTTAGATTCTTAGTAAGTTGGGAGAACAACCAGAATATCACCCAAAGTGATGTTCATAAAGACAGAATTTTTGATTATGGATATGTAGGAAAGTTTGAAAGAACGTTCTTAGAAAAAGATTTTGCATACAATTATGCATTTACAGATACCTTTTTATTAGGAGGTCAAAACATCAATGCTTACGTGTACCAAAACAGATCAGAAAATGAGGTGAAATTTACCCCGGGCACTTTAAATCCGGATGCAGCTCTTTACACTAGTTATTTGATTAGTCAATCACAAGACAAATTTATCAGTATGAATTATATTCAGGGTAATAATGGTGTAATTAACGGTGATGGTCCGGATAATATTTATGGTTTGTTTAGTAATTTTGGTTCTTATCCGGGTAGTTATACTAAATTTAATTTAAAGCAATTCCGTGTGGCCAGTAGTTTCAACGCCGATATAAAAAATCATGCCATCACTTTTGGTATGGAATTAGATCAGCAATTTACTTCGCAATATAATGTAGCCGCTAGTTCACTATGGATTCGAATGGATCAATTGGCCAATTTCCATACGCAAAGTTTAGATAATACAAATCCTCAATTAGTACCTCAATTTTCCGGTTTAATTCCTTACTATTATTTTGACAGAGCTTATGATGCAGATCGTCAAACGCAATTTTCAAAAAGTTTATTGGCGAAATTAGGCTTACCAGAAAATTATACCGGTTTTGTAAATGTAAATGAAATGGATCCTTCCACTTTTAGTTTGGATATGTTTAGTGCTGAAGATTTATTAGGAAGTACAGGTAATACAGCTCGTGTGTTTTATCAAGGTTATGATCATACAGGAGCAAAAACGAAAGGCAAAACGGATATTGATAAATTTTTAAATGAGAAAGATGCCAATGGAAGAAACTTATTCCCTGTAGGAACTTTTAATCCAATTTATTCTTCTGTTTACATCATGGATAAATTCGACTTTAAAGACATGAAATTTAACATTGGATTACGTGTTGATCGTTACGATGCAAATCAACCGGTGTTAAAAGATAAATTTGCTTTGCATGATTTAGCACGCGTTGGAGATTTAGCTTCCTTAGATTATTTACCAAATGGTTTTGCTAGCAAAATTCCGGGTAATATTTCTAAAGATGCTGCAGTTTATATTTCTCAAGGACCAAAAACTTCAACGGTTAATGGACAAGTAGTAACTACAATTCCTTCCAATTTTGCTATTACCGGATTTAGAGAAGGTGATAAATGGTATGACGCACAAGGCGGCGAGATATCTGATCCTACTCTGATCAACGCATCTGAAGGAAAACCGGTTCCTTTATTCAAGGATAAAAATAATTATAACGAAAGAATGTCAAAAGACGGGTTTACAGATTATAAAGCTGCGGTTAATGCCATGCCTCGTGTAGCTTTCTCTTTCCCAATATCTGATGTGGCAAACTTTTTCTCGCACTATGATGTGTTAGTACAACGCCCAACCGGATTATTTATATTACCGCTTGAATACTATTTCTTAGGAACAACCGGTGGTGCTCCTTTAATTACTAATCCTAATCAAAAGCCTCAACAAACAATTGATTACGAATTGGGTTTCTCTCAAATATTAAATGAGCGTAAAAATGCGAAGTTAGCTATTACCTCTTTTTATAGAGAAATGAGAAATATGATAAACCAACGTATGGTGGTTGGAGCTTATCCTCAAAACTATGTGATGTACGACAATATTGACTTTAGTACTGTAAAAGGTTTATCTTTTGAATTTGATTTTAGAAGGACTGGCGGTTCACGTATCAATGCAAATTATACATTACAATTTGCTGAAGGTTCAGGTTCTAATGCCAACTCCGGTGCTAACTTAGCAGGGTCTGGTCAGCCAAACTTAAGAGTTTTAACCCCATTAGATTTTGATCAAAGACACAGTGTGGTGTTGAATTACGATTATCGTTTCGGAAAAGATAAAGACTATAAAGGTCCAACTTTTAAAAAGAAAGATGGAAAAGTGGTTCAGATATTATCTGATGTTGGATTTAACTTAACCTTTATGATTGGTTCAGGTACACCTTACACTCGTCACAGTGCGCCGTATGCACTTAATGGTAATGCAAAATCAAATATCGTGGGCCAAATCAACGGTTCAAACAAACCTTGGAATTTCAGAAGCAACTTACGTGTAGATAAAAACATACCGTTAACATGGGGTAAAAAAGATTCTGATAACAGAAAGAGAGCCAACTTAAATGTATATGTTCAGGTGCTTAACTTATTTAATACAAGAAACGTACTTGGTGTTTATGCGTTCACCGGTGAGCCGGATGATGATGGTTATTTAACTTCATCTCAAGCTGCTCAGCAATTGGCTTTAACAAACAGTCCAAATGCATTTGTAGATATGTATAATATTAGAATGAATGTCCCTGGTAATTATAGTTTGCCTCGTCAAACTCGTCTAGGTTTATTATTCGAATTTTAA